A single genomic interval of Trinickia acidisoli harbors:
- a CDS encoding sarcosine oxidase subunit gamma — translation MWNESRNNTAVAGVRTPLESPLVGAQALLDADQALQSKLFRLRERPFLDLANVRGDARDGAFVAAVESVIGARLPTKPNTAVRGSEYEAIWLGPDEWLVRSNEARVPELEGKLRTAFGTLFASAVDVGSGYTVLEASGERVREVIARGCPLDLHPQVLQRGQCAQSHYFKASIVLIPTAYDTFELVVRRSFADYFCRIMLDAAAPIVS, via the coding sequence ATGTGGAATGAAAGCAGAAACAATACGGCCGTTGCCGGTGTTCGCACGCCGCTCGAATCGCCGCTCGTGGGCGCGCAAGCGTTGCTCGACGCTGATCAAGCGCTGCAATCGAAGCTGTTTCGCTTGCGCGAGCGGCCGTTCCTCGATCTTGCCAACGTGCGCGGCGATGCGCGCGATGGCGCATTCGTCGCCGCGGTGGAAAGCGTGATCGGTGCGCGCCTGCCGACCAAGCCGAATACGGCCGTGCGGGGTAGCGAGTACGAGGCGATTTGGCTTGGCCCCGATGAGTGGCTCGTCCGCTCGAACGAGGCGCGCGTGCCCGAGCTCGAAGGAAAATTGCGTACGGCATTCGGCACGCTGTTCGCGTCCGCGGTCGACGTGGGCAGCGGGTACACGGTGCTCGAAGCGAGCGGCGAGCGTGTGCGCGAGGTGATTGCGCGCGGATGCCCGCTCGATCTGCATCCGCAGGTGCTGCAGCGGGGGCAGTGCGCGCAAAGCCATTACTTCAAGGCGTCGATCGTGTTGATCCCGACGGCTTACGACACGTTCGAACTCGTCGTGCGCCGCAGTTTCGCCGACTACTTCTGCCGCATCATGCTCGACGCGGCCGCGCCGATCGTATCGTGA